From a region of the Deinococcus terrestris genome:
- a CDS encoding YciE/YciF ferroxidase family protein: protein MTGQSLSMKMTDLQDLYTEQLQDVYSAEHQLLEALDEMAQAAGTPELKEGFELHAGQTREQIGRLEQILGGLGAQPGGVTCKAMQGLVAEAREMVEKKADPAVRDAGLIAAAQRAEHYEIAAYGTLRTYAELLGRTQDAALLQTTEDEEKATDLKLTGLARSINMQALG, encoded by the coding sequence ATGACCGGACAGAGCCTGAGCATGAAGATGACCGACCTGCAAGACCTCTACACCGAGCAGCTTCAGGACGTGTACTCGGCCGAGCATCAGCTTCTGGAAGCGCTGGACGAGATGGCGCAGGCGGCGGGTACGCCGGAGCTGAAAGAGGGCTTCGAGCTGCACGCCGGACAGACCCGCGAGCAGATCGGGCGACTGGAGCAGATTCTGGGGGGCCTGGGAGCGCAGCCCGGCGGCGTGACCTGCAAGGCCATGCAGGGCCTCGTCGCGGAGGCGCGGGAAATGGTGGAGAAAAAGGCCGACCCCGCCGTGCGCGACGCGGGACTGATCGCCGCCGCCCAGCGGGCCGAGCACTACGAGATCGCCGCCTACGGCACCCTGCGGACCTACGCCGAGCTGCTGGGCCGCACCCAGGACGCCGCGCTCCTCCAGACCACCGAGGACGAGGAAAAGGCGACCGACCTGAAACTGACAGGGCTGGCACGCTCGATCAACATGCAGGCGCTGGGATGA
- a CDS encoding MBL fold metallo-hydrolase — MSWIKHLQVGEADVYSLTDGQFRLDGGAMFGSVPRVLWERVSPADELNRIRLRINPLLIRLGGENILVETGFWDQGGEKFEAMYGLDRDETVFRGLSEVGLTPDDIGLVINTHLHFDHAGRNVTPAGEPTFPNARYVVQRQELHDATHTHERSRASYVAEYIEPLRDAGLYEAVDGEHELRPGLGVLPLPGHNLGQQGVVLRSGGETLVYTADLVPTLAHVPLPYIMGYDLYPVTTLETRKRYYGEWFESGAILCTPHDPGVAFARLEEGKKGGFVGVALNG; from the coding sequence ATGTCTTGGATCAAGCACCTCCAGGTCGGCGAGGCCGACGTGTATTCCCTCACCGACGGGCAGTTCCGTCTCGACGGCGGCGCGATGTTCGGCAGCGTGCCCAGGGTGCTGTGGGAGCGCGTCTCGCCTGCCGACGAGCTGAACCGCATCCGGCTGCGGATCAATCCGCTGCTGATCCGCCTCGGCGGCGAGAACATCCTCGTGGAGACGGGCTTCTGGGACCAGGGCGGCGAGAAGTTCGAGGCGATGTACGGCCTCGACCGCGACGAGACGGTCTTCCGGGGCCTCTCGGAAGTCGGCCTGACCCCGGATGACATCGGCCTCGTGATCAACACCCACCTCCACTTCGACCATGCCGGGCGCAACGTGACCCCGGCGGGCGAGCCGACCTTCCCGAACGCCCGCTACGTGGTGCAGCGGCAGGAACTCCACGACGCGACCCACACCCACGAACGCAGCCGCGCGAGCTACGTGGCCGAGTACATCGAGCCGCTGCGGGATGCCGGGCTGTACGAGGCCGTCGACGGCGAGCACGAGCTGCGGCCCGGCCTGGGCGTGCTGCCGCTGCCGGGGCACAACCTCGGGCAGCAGGGGGTGGTGCTGCGTTCGGGCGGGGAGACGCTGGTGTACACGGCGGACCTCGTGCCTACGCTGGCGCATGTGCCGCTGCCCTACATCATGGGCTATGACCTCTACCCGGTGACCACGCTGGAGACGCGCAAGAGGTATTACGGCGAGTGGTTCGAGTCCGGAGCGATTCTCTGCACCCCGCATGACCCCGGCGTGGCCTTCGCCCGGCTGGAGGAGGGGAAGAAGGGGGGCTTCGTGGGGGTAGCTCTGAACGGGTAA